Proteins encoded in a region of the Pelmatolapia mariae isolate MD_Pm_ZW linkage group LG16_19, Pm_UMD_F_2, whole genome shotgun sequence genome:
- the strn3 gene encoding striatin-3, with the protein MDENPGGGGVGTSAPRQPPPPQQQGNNSSANPPIGGGGGGAAMVPHQPDELPRPQQQYTIPGILHYIQHEWARFEMERAHWEVERAELQARIAFLQGERKGQENLKHDLVRRIKMLEYALKQERAKYHKLKYGTELNQGEMKMPSFESDTKDSEVSAVHANSQLTWKQGRQLLRQYLQEVGYTDTILDVRTQRVRSLLGLSGSEQNGSVENKNLQHLINGTERRKDKRSPGDVLETFNFLENTEDSDEDDDEEGDLMDDISTDKHHRAKKHKTKVGNEGLASEDDADTEEALKEFDFLVTAEDGEGAGEARSSGDGTEWAEPLPFPTGGGKSFLLGGSDDVLESVLGLGDLADLTVTNDETDYGYDLPSSKESSFRKTWNPKYTLRSHFDGVRALDFHPVEPCLVTVSEDHTLKLWNLTKTVPAKKSASFDVEPIYTFRAHVGPVLSLAMTSSGEQCFSGGLDATIQWWNIPSSNVDPYDTYDPSVLAGSWLGHTDAVWGLAYSGIKNRLLSCSADGTVKLWNPTEKNPCISTFNTNHEHGIPTSVDFNGCDPAHMVASFNSGDVVVYDLETCQQALVLKGQGDGTLSGSNHINKVVSHPTLPVTITAHEDRHIKFFDNKSGKVIHAMVAHLDAVTSLAVDPNGIYLMSGSHDCSLRLWNLDSKTCVQEITAHRKKSEEAIYDVAFHPSKAYIASAGADALARVYV; encoded by the exons atggacgAAAACCCCGGCGGAGGAGGGGTCGGAACGAGTGCCCCACGACAGCCTCCGCCACCGCAGCAGCAGGGGAATAACAGTAGTGCTAATCCGCCAATTGGAGGCGGTGGTGGCGGAGCAGCCATGGTGCCACACCAGCCCGATGAGCTACCTCGGCCGCAGCAGCAGTACACAATCCCCGGCATCCTGCACTACATCCAGCATGAGTGGGCCCGGTTCGAGATGGAGAGGGCGCACTGGGAAGTGGAGAGGGCCGAGCTTCAG GCGAGGATAGCCTTCTTGCAGGGGGAGAGGAAGGGCCAGGAAAACCTGAAGCATGACCTGGTTAGAAGAATAAAAATGTTAGAATATGCATTAAAGCAGGAAAG agCAAAATACCACAAGTTAAAATATGGAACAGAGCTAAACCAAGGAGAAATGAAGATGCCAAGTTTTGAATCAG ACACCAAAGATTCAGAGGTCTCTGCTGTTCATGCCAACAGTCAGCTCACCTGGAAACAAGGAAGACAGCTGCTCAGACA GTACCTACAGGAAGTCGGATACACAGACACCATCCTGGACGTTCGTACTCAGAGGGTTCGCTCTCTGCTTGGCCTGTCGGGCTCAGAGCAGAATGGATCTGTGGAGAACAAGAACCTGCAGCACCTGATCAATGGGACCGAGCGCCGCAAGGACAAAAG GAGTCCAGGTGATGTTCTGGAGACTTTTAACTTTCTGGAAAACACAGAAGACAgcgatgaagatgatgatgaggaggggGACCTGATGGATGACATCAGCACTGACAAACATCACCGAGCCAAGAAACATAAGACCAAG GTGGGAAACGAGGGCTTAGCATCAGAGGATGATGCCGACACAGAGGAGGCTCTAAAAGAGTTTGACTTCTTGGTGACGGCTGAGGATGGAGAAGGGGCGGGTGAGGCTCGGAGCTCCGGAGACGGGACAGAGTGGG CGGAGCCTCTACCATTTCCTACTGGCGGGGGGAAGTCCTTCTTACTTGGGGGGTCAGACGATGTGTTGGAGAGCGTGCTGGGACTGGGTGACCTTGCCGACCTCACAGTCACCAACGATGAAACAGACTATGGCTATgat CTGCCGTCCAGTAAGGAGTCTTCATTCAGGAAGACATGGAACCCCAAGTACACGCTAAGGAGCCACTTCGATGGTGTCCGAGCACTGGACTTTCACCCCGTTGAACCCTGCCTGGTCACCGTGTCCGAGGATCACACCCTTAAACTGTGGAACCTCACCAAGACCGTCCCTGCCAAAAA aaGTGCCTCTTTTGATGTGGAACCGATCTACACATTCAGAGCCCATGT TGGACCAGTGTTGTCATTGGCGATGACCTCCAGTGGTGAACAGTGTTTTAGTGGTGGTCTCGACGCAACCATCCAGTGGTGGAACATCCCCAGCTCAAATGTTGATCCCTACGACACTTATG ATCCAAGCGTCCTGGCAGGTTCCTGGTTAGGACACACGGACGCTGTGTGGGGATTGGCATACAGCGGTATCAAAAACCGCCTCCTGTCCTGCTCGGCCGACGGAACAGTGAAGCTGTGGAACCCAACAGAGAAAAACCCCTGCATTAGCACTTTCAATACAAACCATg AGCATGGGATCCCCACATCAGTGGACTTCAATGGTTGTGACCCTGCTCACATGGTGGCATCCTTTAATAGCGGAGACGTGGTTGTGTATGACCTGGAAACTTGCCAGCAAGCACTTGTGCTCAAAGGACAGGGAGATGGCA CTCTGTCGGGGTCAAATCATATAAATAAGGTGGTGAGTCATCCCACGCTTCCAGTCACCATTACTGCTCATGAAGATCGACACATCAAATTCTTTGATAACAAGTCAG GTAAAGTGATTCATGCCATGGTGGCTCATCTGGATGCAGTGACCAGCCTGGCCGTGGATCCCAACGGCATCTACCTGATGTCTGGCA gTCACGACTGCTCTCTGCGTTTGTGGAACCTAGACAGTAAAACGTGTGTTCAAGAGATCACAGCTCATCGTAAGAAGAGCGAGGAGGCCATCTACGATGTGGCCTTCCACCCCTCCAAGGCCTACATTGCCTCCGCTGGAGCCGACGCCCTTGCCAGAGTCTACGTATAG